Genomic window (Tolypothrix sp. NIES-4075):
CGCTTAAGCGCTCACTACAACCGCAGTGCTTTCTTTGTACTGGGAACTTTTAGGAACACATTCGCTCACATTTGTGTCGTAATTGACTAGGGCTAACAGTAATTTTTTACATACTTAATTGTTTTTTTACATAAAGGCGTGTATAAATGCTAGAATTCACAGTTGGAAAGTTAGGATACCTCAATGCCAGTTGTAGCTAGCGAAATCAAGTTTGGTACAGACGGCTGGCGGGGCGTGATTGGTGATGAATTCACCTTTGAACGCCTTGCCTTAGTCGCGCCAATTGCAGCGCAAGTATTATTTAACACGTATAATTCAACGGTGAATAGCCGGACAATTATTGTCGGTTACGATCGCCGATTTATGGCGGAAGATTTCGCCCGTACTGTTGCTTCTTGTGTCACTAAGATCGGATTTGATGTACTATTGAGCGAAACTTTTGCCCCAACTCCGGCTTTTAGCTGGGCAGCAAAACAACTCAATGCGTTGGGTGCGCTGGTAATTACAGCAAGTCATAATCCGGGAAAATATTTGGGATTAAAAGTCAAGGGGGCTTTTGGGGGATCGGTGCCAGAAGAAGTAACCCATGAGATAGAAGCGCTTTTGTCTCAAAAAGTACAAACTGCTGCAACTCCAGGCAAAATCGAAATGTTCAACCCTTGGGGCAGTTATTGTCAAGGGCTAAAAGGCAAAGTTGATATTGCCAAGATTCGAGAGGCGATAAATTCAGGTAAACTGACGGTATTCGCCGATGTGATGCATGGAGCTGCATCTGGTGGATTGGCGATGCTGCTAGGGGATCAAGTAAAAGAAATAAATAGCGATCGCGATCCGCTTTTTGGTGGTGGTGCCCCAGAACCTTTACCCAAATACATGAAGCGTTTATTTGAAGTGATGAAGACGCACCGCGAAAGCAATCAAGGTTTGACGGTAGGATTAGTATTTGATGGAGATTGCGATCGCATCGCCAGTGTAGATGGTGAAGGTAACTTCCTCAGTTCACAAGTATTAATCCCGATATTAATCGACCACTTAACCTTAAGGCGCGGTTTTAAAGGTGAAATAGTTAAAACTGTTAGTGGTTCTGACTTAATTCCCCGCGTTGCCGCACTGCACAAGTTATCAATATTTGAAACAGCAGTTGGTTACAAATACATCGCCGATCGCATGTTAGTATCGCAAGTGTTACTAGGCGGTGAAGAATCAGGCGGAATTGGCTATGGTAGCCATATTCCCGAACGCGATGCACTGCTATCAGCATTATACGTGCTAGAGGCAATTGTTGAATCAGGACTGGATTTAGGCGATTATTACCGTCATTTGCAAGAGCAAGCTGGTTTTGATTCGGCATACGATCGCATTGATTTACCTCTAGGAAGTATGAATGTGCGATCGCGTCTTTTACAACAACTGCAAAAAGAACCTTTAACAGAAATTGCCGGACTTGCAGTAACTGATTGTCAAACAATCGACGGCTACAAGTTCCGTTTAGCTGATAATAGTTGGTTGATGATTCGTTTTAGCGGAACTGAACCAGTTTTACGCTTATACTGCGAAGCGCCAACACTCGAACAAGTGCATCAAACTTTGGCTTGGGCCAAAGATTGGGCGAATTCTGTTTAACAAAGTGTACTAGCATAGATAAATATGTCTATGCTTTTACCAATTGTTAGTTTAGTTTGCTAACAGGGAATCCTAAAGCAAACACTAGCTTGGGAGTAATTATTATGGAGTTAAACAACTTCAGCCTCAGTATTTCACCAGGAACTGAATTATCTGGAGGTTATCTACAGTTAGAACATAACACCCAGTACAAGGTAGTTTTGGCTAACAAGCGTGCTATGCGTTGTGATGCCAAGCTGGAAATTGATGGCAAGCATGTGGGAACGTGGCGACTTGAAGAGTATGATTCAATTGTGCTGGAACGTCCGGCACATGATACCGGACGATTCACGTTTTATAAATTGGGAAGTGCTGAGGCATCCATTGCTGGTATCAGCCAAGAGGATGCAAATATCGGCTTAGTCAAAGTTACCTTTACTCCAGAACATCAAGTTCAAACACGGACAACACATGAGCTTTACAGTTCACCTCCTGTAACAAGAGGAACTATAGAAGAAGGCACAACACGTTCCTTTAGTGCTGGTGGTACGGGATTATCTGGTGAGAGTAAGCAGCAATTCAGCAATGCGACTGCAATTGATTACGACTATTCACAAGCTACTGTAATTCACCTGCGGTTAGTAGCAAGAGCTGACGAACCGCGTCCTTTGACACCATATTCGAATCCAGTACCCCCACCGATTCACTTGTAGAAAAACGACGATGACAACACTTGTGGTTGCAACCTCAAATCCAGGTAAGTTGCGGGAAATGCAAGCTTACCTGGCTAATTTAGGTTGGGAATTGACCCTAAAACCTGAAGAATTGGAAGTTGAGGAGACAGGGGACACCTTTGCTGCAAACGCTTGTTTAAAAGCCTCTCAGGTGGCTAATTCGACAGGAAATTGGGCGATCGCCGATGACTCTGGTTTGCAAATTGATGCCCTTGCTGGCGCACCAGGAGTGTATTCTGCACGTTATGGCAAAACTGATTCTGAACGCATTGCCAGGGTATTGACAGAATTGCAGGACAAACCGAATCGGCAAGCGCAATTTGTGTGTGCAATAGCGATCGCTCGTCCAGATGGAGCGGTGGCGCTACAATCTGAAGGTGTTTGTCGTGGCGAAATTCTCTCTTCTCCCCGTGGTAATGGTGGTTTCGGCTACGATCCAATTTTTTACGTTCCAGAAAAACAATTAA
Coding sequences:
- a CDS encoding phosphoglucomutase/phosphomannomutase family protein; this encodes MPVVASEIKFGTDGWRGVIGDEFTFERLALVAPIAAQVLFNTYNSTVNSRTIIVGYDRRFMAEDFARTVASCVTKIGFDVLLSETFAPTPAFSWAAKQLNALGALVITASHNPGKYLGLKVKGAFGGSVPEEVTHEIEALLSQKVQTAATPGKIEMFNPWGSYCQGLKGKVDIAKIREAINSGKLTVFADVMHGAASGGLAMLLGDQVKEINSDRDPLFGGGAPEPLPKYMKRLFEVMKTHRESNQGLTVGLVFDGDCDRIASVDGEGNFLSSQVLIPILIDHLTLRRGFKGEIVKTVSGSDLIPRVAALHKLSIFETAVGYKYIADRMLVSQVLLGGEESGGIGYGSHIPERDALLSALYVLEAIVESGLDLGDYYRHLQEQAGFDSAYDRIDLPLGSMNVRSRLLQQLQKEPLTEIAGLAVTDCQTIDGYKFRLADNSWLMIRFSGTEPVLRLYCEAPTLEQVHQTLAWAKDWANSV
- the rdgB gene encoding RdgB/HAM1 family non-canonical purine NTP pyrophosphatase — its product is MTTLVVATSNPGKLREMQAYLANLGWELTLKPEELEVEETGDTFAANACLKASQVANSTGNWAIADDSGLQIDALAGAPGVYSARYGKTDSERIARVLTELQDKPNRQAQFVCAIAIARPDGAVALQSEGVCRGEILSSPRGNGGFGYDPIFYVPEKQLTFAEMTPDLKRSISHRGKAIEALLPQLAILDFRF